One Brassica napus cultivar Da-Ae chromosome C2, Da-Ae, whole genome shotgun sequence DNA window includes the following coding sequences:
- the LOC111205633 gene encoding glutathione S-transferase T3-like, with product MDHFSLNSVGFVNLLSSQCTQTTQNTQNTQTTQTIDVGSSGVPKPVERRKWTTQEDIVLISAWLNTSKDPIVSNQQKLGSFWKRIEDYFNSSSQLTGAVPREWSQCKQRWGRINEQVCKFVGSYEAALKEQASGQNENDVMKSAHDIFFNDYGMKFNLEHGWRELRFDQKWRSNSVSKDGAKEKRKEAAESVSDSDEARPPGVKACKAAKRKKKGNEAAFEKTRNHSRLETQPSQTKNSRSSPL from the coding sequence ATGGATCACTTTTCTCTTAATTCTGTCGGGTTTGTGAACCTATTATCTTCCCAGTGCACTCAAACCACTCAAAACACTCAAAACACTCAAACCACTCAAACCATAGATGTAGGGTCCTCAGGTGTTCCTAAACCCGTAGAGAGGAGAAAGTGGACAACACAAGAGGACATTGTCCTCATCAGTGCCTGGTTGAACACCAGCAAGGATCCCATAGTTAGTAACCAGCAGAAGTTAGGTTCGTTTTGGAAAAGAATAGAGGATTATTTTAATTCAAGCTCTCAGCTCACTGGCGCTGTTCCTAGAGAGTGGAGTcagtgtaagcagaggtggggaaggATTAATGAGCAGGTTTGTAAGTTTGTGGGAAGCTATGAGGCGGCTTTGAAGGAGCAAGCTAGTGGCCAAAATGAGAACGATGTCATGAAGTCTGCTCATGACATCTTCTTCAACGACTACGGGATGAAGTTCAATCTTGAACACGGCTGGAGGGAGTTGAGGTTTGATCAAAAGTGGAGATCCAACTCTGTCTCAAAAGATGGTGCAAAGGAGAAACGGAAGGAAGCTGCAGAGTCAGTCTCTGACTCGGATGAGGCTAGGCCTCCTGGTGTTAAGGCTTGCAAAGCAGCCAAACGCAAGAAAAAGGGGAATGAAGCAGCCTTTGAAAAGACTAGAAACCATTCTAGACTTGAAACGCAACCTAGCCAAACAAAAAATTCTAGATCGTCTCCTCTCTAA
- the LOC125582199 gene encoding uncharacterized protein LOC125582199, translating into MSSSSSDGVDEVFEEYFDEEFDNILNSLLDEQATNPKKRNYIERDREQGHIQLWNDYFDENPTYTTDMFRRRFRMNKPLFLRIVERLTTGVPYFQHRVNAHGRKGLSPLQKCTAAIRMLAYGQSGDTYDEYLRLGESTALLCLEHFTNGIIHFFGDEYLRIPTAEDLQRLLDIGEARGFPGMIGSIGSGKTAQRLGEGSTLNDINVLDRSPVFDDIIKGRAPKVKFQVNNHTYRMVDIYPIYLTSSRKDVERAFGVLQARFAIVKNPGRLWDKETLGKIMRCCIILHNMIVENERGKYSLTDTSQFESGESSRGSKVTRRESLHSTNMLGMRNEVRDSGKHERLKADLVENVWQTFGNDQ; encoded by the exons ATGTCGTCCTCATCATCCGATGGAGTAGATGAAGTTTTTGAAGAATATTTTGACGAAGAATTTGATAATATCCTCAACTCCCTACTTGATGAACAAGCCACCAACCCAAAGAAACGGAATTATATCGAAAGAGATCGGGAACAAGGCCACATTCAACTATGGAACGACTATTTTGACGAAAATCCTACTTACACAACGGACATGTTTAGGCGGcgttttagaatgaacaaaccattgttccttcgcattgtcgaGCGGCTAACTACAGGTGTTCCGTACTTTCAGCACCGAGTAAATGCTCACGGAAGGAAGGGGCTCTCACCACTTCAAAAATGTACGGCAGCTATACGTATGCTCGCATATGGTCAATCGGGAGATACgtatgacgaatatctccgactcgGTGAAAGTACTGCTCTTTTATGTTTGGAACATTTTACTAATGGGATAATACACTTTTTTGGTGATGAGTATCTAAGAATACCTACGGCAGAAGATCTTCAACGAttactcgatattggagaggcACGCGGGTTTCCCGGGATGATTGGcagcattgggagtggaaaaactgcccaacgGCTTGGAGAGGGCA GTACCCTtaacgatatcaatgttcttgatcggtctcctgtttttgatgacattataaAAGGTCGAGCACCTAAAGTTAAATTCcaggtcaacaaccacacttacCGTATGGTCgacatttatccaatctatctcaCTTCCTCAAG aaaagatgtcgaacgagCTTTTGGGGTATTGCAAGCGAGGTTTGCAATAGTCAAAAACCCAGGCCGACTATGGGACAAGGAAACGttagggaagattatgagatGTTGTatcatattgcacaatatgattgTGGAGAACGAACGAGGCAAATACAGTCTAACTGATACTTCTCAGTTCGAGTCAGGAGAGTCGAGCAGAGGTTCGAAGGTCACAAGGCGAGAAAGTTTGCATTCCACTAACATGCTAGGCATGCGCAATGAAGTTCGAGATTCAGGAAAACATGAacgtttgaaagctgatttagttgaaaatgtATGGCAAACATTTGGAAACGATCAATAA